From the genome of Paracidovorax avenae:
AGCGCATAGGCCATCACGGCGGCCTCCAGCGCGAAGAAGACGAAGGTGAAGCTCGCGTAGATCAGCGAGGTGATGGTCGAGCCGATGTAGCCGAAGCCCGCTCCGCGCGTGAGCAGGTCCATGTCCACCCCGTAGCGCGCCGCATAGGCGCTGATGGGCATGCCGGCCAGGAAGATGATGAGCCCCGTCGCCAGGATGGCCCAGAAGGCGTTGGCAAAGCCGTACTGCACCAGCAGCGTGGCGCCCACCGCCTCCAGGATCAGGAACGAAGCCGCCCCGAAGGCCGTGTTGGCCACCCGCCAGGCAGACCACTTGCGGAAGCGCTGCGGCGTGAAGCGCAGCGCGTAGTCCTCCAGCGTCTCGCTGCCCACCCAGCTGTTGTAGTCGCGGCGCACCTTGACGATGCGCTGCGGCGCCTCGCCTTCTGCGGCGTCATGCGGTGGCAGGGAAGTGGAAACGGGGGCGGACGGCACGCCCCGCAGGTGCAGCATTCATGCCACCCGCCCCGCCCGCGGCGCTGCACGCCTCAGCGCGCAGGGGGCATGCGGCCGGCGTAGGCCTTGTCGGTCAGGCTGCGCAGGAAGGCGACGAGATCGTCGATCTCCGCGTCGGACAGCGCCGCCGCGGTACCGGCACGCCGGTTCATCGGCGGCGAGTTGACGTTGACATTGCCGCGGCATTCCTTCGGCACGTCGTCGAAGGGCTGGCCGCCGGCATACCAGTGCGCGGGATCGGTGGAGCGCGTGTTGTAGAACGCCACCGCGTCGCGCAGGTCGCCGAACACCGCGTTGTGCATGAAACGCTGGCGTACCGCCACGTTGCGCAGCCCCGGCGTGCGCAGGTAGGCGCACCACTGCCCCGGCTCCGGCCAGCCCAGGCGCCGCGCCGTGGCGTCCAGCCCGGTATCGAAATGGCGCGGATCGCGGTTGTCCGCCAGCCGCCGGTTGCGCGGCACGGCGATCGCGTCGTACCCGAAATCGGTGAACAGCGACCGCTCGGGCCGCGACGCTGTCTCCGCCATGGTGTGGCAGGACGCGCAGTTGCCCTTGTCCGGGTTGCGGAACAGTGCCAGCCCGCGTTGCTCTGCCGGCGACAGCGTGCCCTGGCCGCGCAGGTAGTCGTCGAAGCGCGAGCTGAACGGTGCCATGGCGTCGCTCCGCAGGAAGGCCTGCAAGGCCGCGCCCAGGGCACGCAGCAGTGCCTCGGGATCGCGCTGCACGGCCGCACCGAAGCGCGGTGCCAGCTCCGCCGCCAGCCCGCTGCGCTGTGCCGAGCGCAGCAGTTGCGCCGGGGTGCCGTTGTTCATCTCGCGCGAATCCAGCAAGGGGCCGCGGACCTGCTCGGCCAGCGTGTCGGCCCGCCCGTCGGCGAACAGGCCCCCGAAGGGCGAGGCGAAGGGCGCGTCGTCGTCCTGGTAAAAATGGCGGCGCGGCACGTAGCGCACGTAGAGCAGCGAGGGCGCCGTGCGCGCGCCGAAGCGACCGGGCCGGCTGCCTTCGGAGGTGCCCGGCCCGGCCAGCGCGCGGGGCGTGGCGAGGCTGGGGCCGAAGGCCCGCCCCGGGTCGTGGCATGCCGCGCACGACGTGCCGCGCGGCCGCGACAGCCGCGGGTCGTTGAACAGCCTCTCTCCCAGGCGCACCAGTTCCGGATCGGGAGCGAACACGGCCCGGGTCGGGTCCACGCGCGAGGCCACCTGGGGCGTGCGCCCCACCCAGCCCACCACCGCCTGGGCCGGCACGCCCGGCAGCAGCAGGACCTGCGCCTCGGGCACGCCGGCCGCACCGGGCGCGGCGGCGGGCGCCGCCAGGGGCAGCCACGCCAGCGCGATGGCCGCGAGCCGGCTCCGCCAGCGTGCCGTCACGGCGCCAGGAAGCCCGTCTTGTCGCACGCCAGCGTGCGGCCGGACTGCTGGCACGTGGCCAGCAGCTTGCCGGTGGTCGTATAGGCCTTGAAGGTCCAGCCGGTCGCGGGTGACGCGCGGCGCTCCATCATCGCGAAGCCGAAGCTCGCGTGGTGGGTGATGCGGTCGATGGTGGTGCCCGGCGCGGGAGAGGCACTGGCCGGCAGCGGATCGGGCAGCGCCACGTCGAGGTTGTCGCCCGCGTTGCCGGTCACCAGCGTCGCCGGATGGCCCGACGCGAAATTGATGGCCTGGAAGTCGTGCACGTGGCCGTGGAGCGCGACATGCACGCCTGGCGGATAGTAGGCCTGCTGGTAGAGGCCGGCCATGGCCGACTGCAGCGCCGCATTGCCCGGCGCGGGCGTGCTGCCGGCCACCGGCGCGAAGGCCAGGATGGGGTGGTGGTTGGTGAAGATGTTCGTCGCCACGCCGGCCTTGGCCGCCAGCGCGGCCACGCTCTGGAACTGCTTCTGGTAGATGCCGAACTGCAGGTCCGTGCTCTTGAGCGCCGTCTTGCCTGTCTTGGCCGAATCGAACACGATCACCTGCGTATCCCCGCCCAGGGCCACCGCATAGGGCTCGGAATAGTTGCCCACGTTGTCGTTGGCCGGCAGGTTGCAGGAGCCCTGCTCGCTGTAGGCGCGCGGGTCCAGGAAGCGGAACCAGCCCTGCCCGGCGCGCGCGCACTCTTCATGGTTGCCGCGCGCCATGATCCAGGGCGCGCCGGCCAGCAGCGGGGCGGCGGGCTGGAAGAAGTCCGCCTGCCAGGTGTCCCAGCCATAGCCCCAGGGGCTGCCCTTGCAGCCCGCCACGTCGCCCGGGCAGGCGTTTTCGCGGTAGTGGTAATCGCCGATGTGCAGCACCAGGTCCGGCGCCATGGCGGCGGCCGTCGCAGCGACCGTGGCGAAAGGCCAGGCCACGGGATCGCTGCAGGGCTGCCAGGCGTTGTCCGCCTTCTTGAGGCGGCAGCCCGTGTCGGCGATCAGCAGCACGCGCTGCGGCTGCGCCTTCGGCAGCGGCAGGGTGCGGTCGGCCACGGTGACCTGGCGGGCCGAGTCGGGCAGCACCGTCTCGCAGACCGACACGGGAAACGCCGAAGGCTTGGAATCGGACGGATCGCTCGCGGTGGTCCGCTGCGCCACCGTAGCGGCGCCCACGCGCAGCGCCATGCGGCCAGGCTGGTTGTCCACCACGATGCGGGGGCAGACGCTGGCGTCCGCGGCCGAGCCGGCCGGCAGCGTGTAGCTGGTGATCACCCGGGCCGTGGCATGGCTGCCTTCGCCCACCACCACCCAGGCGGCCTGGATGTTGGCGGGTGCGCTGGCGGCATCTGCGGCGATGCCGGAGCCGCCGCCGTCGCAGCCGGAGAGGGTGAGCGCGCCGCCGATGGCCAGCGCCGCTGCGAAAGGATGAATCCAGCGGGATGCCTGCATGTGGTGTGTCTTTCTTTCAAGCGGACCGGTCGTGGGGCCGGGGCGCATCCTAGTAACAGCGGGTTACATCCACGTGACACCCTCCGCCGCTCCCCTTGGCAAGATTCCTGCTTTACGATGTCGGCCCAGTTGAGGCGACCGACGGAACCACCCATGGAACTGACCCCCCGGGAAAAAGACAAGCTGCTTCTCTTCACCGCCGCCCTGCTGGCCGAACGCCGCAAGGCGCGCGGCCTCAAGCTCAACTACCCGGAGGCGGTGGCGCTGATTTCCGCGGCCGTGCTGGAAGGTGCCCGCGACGGCAAGACCGTGGCACAGCTCATGAGCGAAGGCCGCGAAGTCCTCACGCGCGACGACGTGATGGAGGGCGTGCCGGAAATGATCTCGGACATCCAGGTCGAAGCCACCTTCCCCGACGGCACCAAGCTCGTCACCGTCCACCAGCCCATCGCCTGACGGCGGACTGCGGACTGCCCCGCCCCCTCCCCCTGCTCCCGGAGCCTCCCCATGCGCATTGCCCGTTCCCTCTTGCCCGCACTGCTTGCCGCTGCCGCGCTGCCGGCGCTGGCCCACACCGGCGCCGATGCCGGCCACCACCACGGCTTCACCGCCGGGTTCCTGCACCCGCTGACCGGCATGGACCACCTCGCCGCGATGGTGGCCGTGGGCCTCTGGAGCGCCCTGGCCGCGCGCAGCCGCCGCGAACTGCTGGCGGCGCCCCTGGGCTTCGCCGGCATGCTGCTGGTGGGTGCGCTCGCGGGCCTGGCGGGCCTGTCGCTGCCCGCCGTGGAGCCCATGATCGCCGCCTCGCTGCTGGTGCTGGGCCTGTTGGTGGCCACGCAGCGCCGCCTGCCCGCGCCCGCCGCCGCGGCGCTGGTCGGCGTCTTCGCTGTCTTCCACGGCATCGCCCACGGCCACGAACTGGCCGGCGACGGCGCCGCCCTGCCCACGCTGGCCGGCATGCTTGCCGCCACCGTGGCCCTGCATGCCGGCGGCATCGGCCTGGGCGTGGCCCTGCGCGGTGCGAACCGCTGGCTGCCGCGCGCGGCCGGCGCCGCCGTCGGCCTCTTCGGCCTCGCCCTGCTGGGCGGCCTGGCCTGACCGCAACCCGAGGAGCGCACCATGGTCCCGGGCGAACTGCTGGTCGATGACGGCGAGCACCCACTCAACCCCTGCCGGCGCACCACCACCCTGGTGGTGCGCAACAGTGCCGACCGGCCCATCCAGGTCGGCTCGCACTACCACTTCGCCGAAACCAACGGCGCACTCGATTTCGACCGCGCGGCCGCGCGCGGCATGCGGCTGAACATCACCTCGGGCACCGCCGTACGCTTCGAGCCCGGCCAGCAGCGCACCGTCGAACTGGTGGACTACGCCGGCAGCCGCACCGTGTACGGCTTCCGCGGCGACATCCAGGGCCCGCTGGACACCGCCCCCGATCTGCCGCAGCAGCCCTGACCCGCCCCGCCCCTTCACGCACCAAGCCACGCCCCCGGAAAGGCAAGACAGCACCATGGCCACCGTATCCCGCCGCGCCTATGCGGAAATGTTCGGCCCCACCGTGGGCGATCGCGTGCGGCTGGCCGACACCGGCCTCGTCGCCGAAGTCGAGCAGGACTTCACCCTGCGCGCCGGTGGCTACGGCGAAGAGGTCAAGTTCGGCGGCGGCAAGACCATCCGCGACGGCATGGCCCAGAGCCAGCGCACCCGCGCAGAAGGGGCGATGGACACCGTGCTCACCAACGCCCTCGTCATCGACCACTGGGGCATCGTCAAGGCCGACATCGGCCTGAAGGACGGCCGCGTCGCCGCCATCGGCAAGGCCGGCAACCCGGACACCCAGCCGGGCGTGGACATCGTCATCGGCCCCGGCACCGAGATCATCAGCTGCGAAGGCAACATCGTCACCGCGGGCGGCATCGACAGCCACATCCACTTCATCTGCCCCCAGCAGATCGAGGAGGCGCTGGCCTCCGGCGTCACCACCATGCTCGGCGGCGGCACCGGCCCGGCCACCGGCACCCTGGCCACGACCTCCACTCCCGGCCCCTGGCACATCGAGCGCATGCTGCAGGCGGCCGACGCCTTCCCGATGAACATCGGCTTCCTGGGCAAGGGCAACGCCAGCCTGCCCGCCGCGCTGCACGAGCAGATCGAGGCCGGCGTGATCGGCCTGAAACTCCACGAAGACTGGGGCACCACGCCCTCGGCCATCAGCAACTGCCTGGACGTGGCCGATGCCACCGACACGCAGGTGGCCATCCACTCCGACACCCTCAACGAGAGCGGCTTCGTCGAGAACACCATCGCCGCCGTGGGCGGGCGCGGCATCTGCGCCTTCCACACCGAGGGCGCGGGCGGGGGCCATGCGCCGGACATCCTGCGCGTGGTGGGCGAGGACAACTTCCTGCCCTCCTCCACCAACCCCACCATGCCGTACACGCGCAACACGCTGGACGAGCACGTGGACATGCTCATGGTGTGCCACCACCTGGACGCGTCCATCGCCGAAGACCTCGCCTTCGCCGAAAGCCGCATCCGCAAGGAAACCATCGCCGCCGAGGACATCCTGCACGACCTGGGCGCCATCAGCATGATGAGCAGCGACAGCCAGGCCATGGGCCGCGTCGGCGAAGTCATCCTGCGCACCTGGCAGACCGCCGACAAGATGAAGCAGCAGCGCGGCGCCCTGCCCGAGGACGGCCCCCGCAACGACAACCACCGCATCAAGCGCTACGTCGCCAAATACACCATCAACCCCGCGATCGCCCACGGCATCTCCCACGACGTGGGCAGCCTGGAGGTCGGCAAGTGGGCCGACATCGTGGTCTGGAAGCCGGCCTTCTTCGGCGTGAAGCCCGCGATGATCCTCAAGGGCGGCAGCATCGCGATGGCCGCCATGGGCGACCCCAACGCCTCCATCCCCACGCCGCAGCCCGTGCACTACCGCCCCATGTTCGGCGCCTTCGGCGGCTCCCTGGCCCGCTCCTCGCTCACCTTCGTCTCGCAGGCGGGCCTGGCGGCCGGCGTGGGCGAACGCTACGGCCTCGCCAAGCAACTGAGCGCCGTGCGGGGCGTGCGCAGCGTGCGCAAGCAGCACATGGTGCACAACAGCTACACCCCGCGCATGGAGATCGACGCGCAGACCTACACCGTGCGCGCCGACGGCCAGTTGCTCACCTGCGAGCCCGCCACCCGGCTGCCGCTGGCGCAGCGCTACTTCCTTTTCTGAGCCGCCGATGGACGCACGCCCCGACGCGGCCGTGGCCGCCCTGCGCATCCGCCTGGACGACCTGAGCGATCCGCGCATCGCCGTCTTCTTGCAGGAGCACCTGGCCGACATGCGCCGCGTCTCGCCCCCCGAGAGCGTGCACGCGCTCGACCTGGACGGCCTGCGCCGCCCGGAGATCCGCTTCTGGAGCGCCTGGCTCGGCACGCCGGACGGCGACCATCTGGTCGGCACCGTCGCGCTCAAGCGGCTGGACGCCGGCCATGCGGAACTCAAGTCGATGCGCACGGCCGCCGCCCTGCGCGGCCAGGGCATCGCCGCCCGCATGCTGGCCCACGCCCTTGCCGAAGCCCGCGCCGCCGGCCACGCG
Proteins encoded in this window:
- a CDS encoding cytochrome-c peroxidase yields the protein MTARWRSRLAAIALAWLPLAAPAAAPGAAGVPEAQVLLLPGVPAQAVVGWVGRTPQVASRVDPTRAVFAPDPELVRLGERLFNDPRLSRPRGTSCAACHDPGRAFGPSLATPRALAGPGTSEGSRPGRFGARTAPSLLYVRYVPRRHFYQDDDAPFASPFGGLFADGRADTLAEQVRGPLLDSREMNNGTPAQLLRSAQRSGLAAELAPRFGAAVQRDPEALLRALGAALQAFLRSDAMAPFSSRFDDYLRGQGTLSPAEQRGLALFRNPDKGNCASCHTMAETASRPERSLFTDFGYDAIAVPRNRRLADNRDPRHFDTGLDATARRLGWPEPGQWCAYLRTPGLRNVAVRQRFMHNAVFGDLRDAVAFYNTRSTDPAHWYAGGQPFDDVPKECRGNVNVNSPPMNRRAGTAAALSDAEIDDLVAFLRSLTDKAYAGRMPPAR
- a CDS encoding metallophosphoesterase, translated to MQASRWIHPFAAALAIGGALTLSGCDGGGSGIAADAASAPANIQAAWVVVGEGSHATARVITSYTLPAGSAADASVCPRIVVDNQPGRMALRVGAATVAQRTTASDPSDSKPSAFPVSVCETVLPDSARQVTVADRTLPLPKAQPQRVLLIADTGCRLKKADNAWQPCSDPVAWPFATVAATAAAMAPDLVLHIGDYHYRENACPGDVAGCKGSPWGYGWDTWQADFFQPAAPLLAGAPWIMARGNHEECARAGQGWFRFLDPRAYSEQGSCNLPANDNVGNYSEPYAVALGGDTQVIVFDSAKTGKTALKSTDLQFGIYQKQFQSVAALAAKAGVATNIFTNHHPILAFAPVAGSTPAPGNAALQSAMAGLYQQAYYPPGVHVALHGHVHDFQAINFASGHPATLVTGNAGDNLDVALPDPLPASASPAPGTTIDRITHHASFGFAMMERRASPATGWTFKAYTTTGKLLATCQQSGRTLACDKTGFLAP
- a CDS encoding urease subunit gamma yields the protein MELTPREKDKLLLFTAALLAERRKARGLKLNYPEAVALISAAVLEGARDGKTVAQLMSEGREVLTRDDVMEGVPEMISDIQVEATFPDGTKLVTVHQPIA
- a CDS encoding HupE/UreJ family protein, which translates into the protein MRIARSLLPALLAAAALPALAHTGADAGHHHGFTAGFLHPLTGMDHLAAMVAVGLWSALAARSRRELLAAPLGFAGMLLVGALAGLAGLSLPAVEPMIAASLLVLGLLVATQRRLPAPAAAALVGVFAVFHGIAHGHELAGDGAALPTLAGMLAATVALHAGGIGLGVALRGANRWLPRAAGAAVGLFGLALLGGLA
- a CDS encoding urease subunit beta gives rise to the protein MVPGELLVDDGEHPLNPCRRTTTLVVRNSADRPIQVGSHYHFAETNGALDFDRAAARGMRLNITSGTAVRFEPGQQRTVELVDYAGSRTVYGFRGDIQGPLDTAPDLPQQP
- the ureC gene encoding urease subunit alpha, whose product is MATVSRRAYAEMFGPTVGDRVRLADTGLVAEVEQDFTLRAGGYGEEVKFGGGKTIRDGMAQSQRTRAEGAMDTVLTNALVIDHWGIVKADIGLKDGRVAAIGKAGNPDTQPGVDIVIGPGTEIISCEGNIVTAGGIDSHIHFICPQQIEEALASGVTTMLGGGTGPATGTLATTSTPGPWHIERMLQAADAFPMNIGFLGKGNASLPAALHEQIEAGVIGLKLHEDWGTTPSAISNCLDVADATDTQVAIHSDTLNESGFVENTIAAVGGRGICAFHTEGAGGGHAPDILRVVGEDNFLPSSTNPTMPYTRNTLDEHVDMLMVCHHLDASIAEDLAFAESRIRKETIAAEDILHDLGAISMMSSDSQAMGRVGEVILRTWQTADKMKQQRGALPEDGPRNDNHRIKRYVAKYTINPAIAHGISHDVGSLEVGKWADIVVWKPAFFGVKPAMILKGGSIAMAAMGDPNASIPTPQPVHYRPMFGAFGGSLARSSLTFVSQAGLAAGVGERYGLAKQLSAVRGVRSVRKQHMVHNSYTPRMEIDAQTYTVRADGQLLTCEPATRLPLAQRYFLF
- a CDS encoding GNAT family N-acetyltransferase, yielding MDARPDAAVAALRIRLDDLSDPRIAVFLQEHLADMRRVSPPESVHALDLDGLRRPEIRFWSAWLGTPDGDHLVGTVALKRLDAGHAELKSMRTAAALRGQGIAARMLAHALAEARAAGHARISLETGSQPFFAPARALYARHGFEDCAPFGSYGPDPASHFMTRAL